The genomic stretch gtgatagcttcctgtgagctgttcctgctctggagaaaattcCCTGTCCAGTGTTCTGAAtccagtcatcttgttccggtggtcctgactcctggtgtcgaAAGCTAATCTTTgtacttctccctgccttcctgTCGGTAGTTACCTGCGTTTGAGATCCGAAGATTCCGGTTCGCTTACGGtggttcccggtgttgtgagtagcggccttcagccATGCCTTGCGGCCTTGGCCGTGGAATTCCATTTATTCTTGTTCCTTTaagtgtttttgcggaggtgttctgccatagctgtcctacctggtatacggcggtgcagtgtagggtttggatagcgtaccttggtttcctttttcctttggcggctgtGCTGCACATACTATTAGTTTGTAGTTCTGTCGTAGCGCCTAGCTCAGTTATTGTGTTTAGTtataggtccccttgttatcatcccgtctccgtttacaccttgtctcatactaagaccaggggggcatcggagttgggcagacctaatccgcccttcaaacgcggctgctgtgggcccaagaacacatagtctcgcaggcgtagacagaccacgcgggtgaaataacggagttaggttgctaggggttattatttATACCTAgtcatcatttcagcgtcacgttcttgtgctcagGACTTACCACTCCATATCTTTTCGTTCAGAGCACAAAGAACGTAACCTTCTAAGAAATCCTCACCTCTTACAGATTCCTTAGCCATTTTTCCCTTGTAGCAGACTGCTCCTCGGCCCCATGGGACATTATTCTGGTAGATACATTACACATACAATCTTTTATGACTGGCCTGAGATCATTATCTCACTTCCTTACTTGTGGAGGGCTTCAAAAAAGATCAGGGACCATACACTGTTTTGCTAAATTTTTAGGGCATTTTGACAGACCACATCTCATGGTTACTTTGTTTCGGACCATGATAGTGTTACTTTGTACATGACAGTGTGTCTTTGCTCTTGAATAGTGTTTCTTTTCTAATATAAAGTATACACAATATAACAGATTTATTAATACATGGATTTCAATGGTTGTCAGAAAACTTAATAATTCCAGATTGAACAAGTTAATAAATACCCTTCTGAGGAAACTACTGGATCATGGTGGTGATTCATCACTGTGAAATTTCACAATTAAACTAATGTAGAATCCTGACTGCATGAttaactacagactggtatcaAAAATCTagtaaaggttattgagaaagtggttgcaactcaactgAAAGCCCatgtgacaacccatgatatttatgatccattgcaGTCAGGAttcagaagacatagcactgaaacagccttgGTATGTAagctaaatgatcttctgatggcaagtgatagaggtgactgttcaatcgtaatccttctggatctctctctgcacttgatactgtggaccatgggaTTGATTGAGTAGCTGAacaatttctgtggactggatggcacagtccttagctgagTCAAATCATTTCTCACCGTTAACaaacctaaatggctgtctagctgagctccagaagtggatgagtgccagttggctgcgactaaaTCCTTACAAAACAGAGGTCCTTCTGATAGGACCTCAGCATCAAAGGACAAGAGTGCATCATAGCCAACCTACTAGACTCACACATGGGGGTTCATAAatacaaaacactgatcatgtgtggaatctttGTGTTATCTTGAATGGTGGCTTGACtcttaaacatcaggtatcagtcacaatcatctgaggaacatagccagaatcaaccaCTTAATTATCTCTGAAGatgtgccaaaagtcatacatgcaattGTATCATTTCAATTAGACTCTACGCTTTTCAAGTTTTGTAACTCTTCCTCAGGGATacagccctgaggaagagttataaACTCGTAACGCATTGGCGGCTTTTGGCTATATCTACCTGCATCCTCTTTGGACTGTCGTGCTTGGATGCTGGTGATGTGCATAGAGGGAGGAAGGAAGGTATCCGGAACTTCCTATTAGAACTCGCTCCATTTCTCCTTACTAGGAAtaaacacggtacggttccaattactTTGATTTGAGTACTTTAAAAAAATTGATATTAAGGGCTTGGGGGAGAATGTAATGAATTCTCCTCCAAATACCCTTTAGTACATTTAAGCaatgctaaaataatgtgaaaacatcCTTTTCCAGATTATTTTGATCAAAATAATATTGCTATATATGCCCGTTAGTATGTCTAAGTCACTGGCATTTGCTAAAAAATTAATTTTCACGTACAGTTTGACAACTGTGAATACAATAATACTGTATATTACAGCACAGTGGTCACAAAGGATAACAAGATAATAAACAATACTGTAtgcaacacacacacatttattttctAAAATCTACTAATACAAGctactgttatgggccctacacactcggcaatCCGCCGACGAGTTGCCCAATGGCGGATACAGCTGACAGGTGACCCGGCGGCGCagggggggtgacggggggagtgaagtttcttcactccccccatcactcggctccatagcagtgcatgctaatatggacgagattgtccatattggcctgcatgcgatGGGGCACCAACAATTAATGAGCGCggagccgcgcatcattcatcgctggtgcctacacactgcacgatatgaacaagttctcgttcattaatgaacgagaacgttcatatcgtgcagtgagatctgctAGTGTGTAAGGCCCATTAGATAGAACTGATAAATCAAAACATTCTGTTTCTAATACCAAATAAGCTGAATCGGTTTTAAGAAGAAATGGGATCATATAGATAATTTGGTAGTAAATATGCAAGTGTAAACTACAGATAACACAGTTGACAAGTGGACTTGACTGACTGATAAAACTGACTACAATTGAGTGTTTTCTGATAGAAGTTTTTTTTTGCATTAGCAGGATGAGACAACCTCATACTGTCTGGCAACGAGAACTACAATGTGGTCATACAGGAAGATGACTGAATTTCTTTAAAAAGACGTGACATGGACGTAATGTGTGATATTGGAGACTTTTAACATTTAAACAAATGTGTACTTGATGAGCCACAATCATTTGTGTCAGTCTGCTTTAAAAGCTCTGTCTTGTAATATGCTGTTACATTTGAATCCAGCCACTGTAGTTGTGTTCTCAGCTCCAGTGGTACCGTATCAGATTGCAATTTGTGCTGGTGTACAGAATACGTTTTCCCCGTCAGTAATGGAGTTTTTATCTCTATAACAGGTATTGTACAAAAATATAATTGTTCTCTTATCCATGGGTACAAATTTACTTTCATTGTATACTAATATAATATCTTTTATAACTGTCATCTACAGTAATTGCAAAGAGATAAGTGGTTTTCTGTACACACCTAAATTGTCTAGTTTTAGCGCTGCCTACTTCTAACTGCTGCCCTAGTGAACCACATACAGTACCTACAGTTCTAGATGTTCATTATGGCTAGTTAAACAATTCAACCAACCTGTTTTAACTGTAGCATTTACTATAAAGCAGAGAGAATATTTCTGAAATAACTTTTTAAAAATCCAATCCAACTTGTTTGTTTCCTTGGGCTTTTTTAGAAGGCTAAGTTCCCAAGTCTGAGACCCCAGATTGTGCCAATGCTAAAGTCAATACTTTCAAATTACAAACCCCATAtagtaaatactgtactgtacatgctcaAGATAGAAATAAAGAGAGTACCTATCTGGAGTGTCAGAAGGTTGATATAAAACtctcaaatgtatttattttttaatagtgcACTGAAACAACCATGCTCTGTTCTTCAAGTAACCTATACAAACTGATGGGATCATCAACCAACTGTTTTGCATTCAGCTCAGCATTAGGCTTAAAATGTTTATATTCTGTATCAAAATTAAATTACAAAATACTATATCTGAATAATGTTATCTGGAAAATATTGAATAAAGTAGTGTATACTCTAGGAAGTGGACCTACTGAAATGCATTTGAGGACAGAACCGGCATTCCAAGGCCTCTCATAGCAGATTTGTGCAGGTGACTATTTAGCTTCCTAGCCTCCCACTCTACTTTTTTGTTGAACAGAACAGTAGTCTTGTGAGAGCAAAGGCCTGAAAGTGGGATGTGACTTGATATTGTTAGTCTTCAACTCCAGGACCCATAGTTGTCACATCCCACATGCACCTCCCATAGTTCCAACACAGCACTCTGTGGATGTGAATTTGTAACAttgactgtatatatttttataaagaaaaaaacAAGCTGTCCTTTCTGACTTCTTCAATTTCTAGTTTGAGCTTCCAAATTCAGAACTGTCCCATCTCAACCAGGACAGTTGTGAGGTAGGGTATTGATTTTGTTAGAAGCAAAATAATCTACTAGTATGTTTTGAACTACAGGAGGAAACCAGAGAATCTACAGGAGACCAACGCAACCGGAAGAAAACAGGTATACAGATGGCCACAATTGCACAACAAATCACAGCTGTAAAATGTGTGTGGACACATGCAAAGTTGCAAATATCACAAGATGCATGCGGGTTGGTACCAGTAGCacttaaacactttttttttttctatgtaaaTAGGTACTAGTGCAGGAACAAAAACGTACAGGAACTTACATAAACTGCTGAAGGTAGCCAGGTAAGTGTTATCCTGGTCAATAAAGTAGGTGGAATGGAGAAAGTTCCAGATAACAGTGTTAGAATATACCAGCAACAACAGTAGAACTTGCTGTTTCTGTGCCATCAGAGAAAAAGCAGTGCTTacacccaggggtgtagcgagggtggctccagtggagtgcGTGCTCCGGGCACCAAAAAACTTAGAGGGCGCagatggggcgcacactgactcagatTCAGAGACTAGGTGTTGAACAGGTCAGGCtagtggtgacagcaggagacactgacatccagcagatgccggagctctgcccgccctctttatattctcactgcttgtagctgtgcagccggggttacttttgtcctgcagccctcactgctgcagcacctgtttctgccctggctgctgcagcacatctctctgCCCTGGAtgctgcagcacatctctctgCCCTGGATGCTGTAgcgcctctctctgccccggctgctgcagcaccaccttctgccctggctgctgcagcacatctctctgCCCTGGAtgctgcagcacatctctctgCCCTGGATGCTGTAgcgcctctctctgcccctgctgttgCAAGACCCCTCTCTGCTCCTGCTGATACAGAACCTGAATATAGAAAAAAAGATTGACCCAGCACTTTATTACTTCAATTTCTGTGTAGCCAGTAATATAGGGCTACTCAACCCTATTAGTTTAGACAAAATCAAAGAAAGAACGACTGGTATTACAGCGCACAGGAAATGGATACAAACAGTTTGTTAAAAcatataaaatgtattaaatatCAATAAATCACAACTTTTTAAAGCTTCATAGCATGCACAATCCTAAAAAAACATACAATGTAGCAAAGTTTCTGTCTGGCAATAGATCTCCCAGCTTGGCAACAATTTCCTCTGAGTTTGCTTGTTTATAACTcattaggatacatacacacagtggggtatatttactaagctcacgattttgactgagatggtgttttttcttcaaagtgtcatctcgggaatttactaaactcaaatctcggcagtgatgagggcattcgtattttttttacggctgtgtagtaaaaatacaaatgaatacaccatcggtcaaacgcggctgtttaggtatagaactcggtcatttactatgcatttgtatttgaaatctctaccgtgaaaatgcatgtgcggccgtgaaacaAAACCAAAAACATTATTTGTAACAAACTATTTGCTGCAGccgtcattattattttttttgtgtgtgctgggtgcagaggattgccctggttcgttggtccgggttctgctggagcgtctaactggggagttaAGTGGGGTCTGACTTGGTGTAGTTGTTCCCGAGCTAGAGCttagttggtgtgatgccaacacattaaggctttggctgaggttatttaggcttgcagtgagttggctattagcggcagtgttgtttgcaataattctggacaggttttcgttaatcatttggttgtgttgaatcagttgaatgagggcttgttgctgcagctgttgctcatccatgatgcgttgcagattggcttgcatttggctgttgtctgccctcatctgctccattgaattggcaattctgccaacctgaactatcagtctgcctgagtttcgactgagtctaggcagatgatggggcagactggcaaggtattgggtatGGGTGTTCAGGCACACATAGTGTTgcacctgttgtgtggcccaactgctccaaaactctggggccatttgttgctgggttggtattgggctcaattgggggctgtgggatgtttggggtgattgGGGTATGTCCtgtggcgtggttggctgggtaggatctatcGCTTGCAAGTGTAGTGTGtacgtatcctgctggtcactttcctgctgggcatcctcggccatgatgggtggttctgtatggggttcaagacagccactatttagtcaatattttgcattggtctttttatagctttacgtcaacatgcattacttcttaatgttcatgttggaattgataaatagattgtggcctaaacttaactatgttgctcacctttttgtataaatatgtggcttctaacgttcactactcagttgaaaaatgtttgagggaattgttggactctgagccataattaatgtgcgaacacgaagaactctaacaaatacaaattactacatttacatattgtgtatgaagcttccttttgtacaacacacacaatacaataaatgtgttgagcaatacactcatacattgttcaaggcagtcagtggtctggccaaaacttaaacaaatatagtgttaaaaaatgaatacatTAACAATGGGGGAAaaagtcttaaggtggcctatgtttagaactggtgatgttgggcatgcaaaacaattggatgagacttaaaatttatgtagctgtttctagcaaagtttaaaaacaaaattttttgttgctatgcccaacatcacatctgaaaattaaccaaaaaaaaataCCTTACCcacatgtgcttgctgttggtgattattacaaggatgactgtttaTTTGTGACACagtttttttgctgtgcacaaacagtggggcagatgaattaacctggagaagacataaggaagtgataaaccagtgatatgtgcaaggtgataaaggcacaaaccaaacagctccaatatgtaaattaacagttaggatctgtttggctgctgcctttatcaccttgcacatagcactggtttatcacttccttatgccttctccaggttaataccccactgtttttttaacttctttacaagtaattgttatgtttactcaccagacagctgaggggattgtggatcctcgctttgtgggctggccaaaatggcttgtggtggcagggccgacactgtggagatgcgccgttggcgTGGTGAGGATGCTACtggtgattcagcctcaagacggcgtctcttggttggcctcctatgttgagtatccgagccctgtgatgtgcgccttagtggaggggggtttgctgaagaagaacctatgtgataagataaacattaacattctgcttttctatgtgttttcagaatatgtgtttacactaaaagcttacctgcattgccagcatctgcatctcttggcagtgtgggatgtggcctggctgtgctgcttctctttcgtactgtagaaatatgaagaatgtccttatgaacatactagtatgtttatatgtttatgcaaattccttattgtgatgtaaacatatgtaaccctaccctcaataccttgaacgagagctgtctatgtattctattaagggatggttacctaatagctgtgcctccactcaagctatgtgtagtatttaactaccgttaaggcttgcttgagtaagcctgatctctatccttaggggatgattcccttatatcatagatatattatctaatatacctgtctctttcttccaggatcttcagatcaacttccagacggaccacacacacatggaaagtataacactttaatgaccagtaccaaatggattaagtatacattaacatttcatcaattacacattcccctttaagtcattaatccatgctaaccccctgtcaattaggcctatacacagtacctgcatgcaatacaacaaatcctttttcttttcaagacacccttaggtgttagagtgacccgggtactcttaatatgatagtgcactataagggcccataaacttcctaaaaataacagcagttaatacagaatgtttgacactatgttttagtatcaactatcagttctcccttcagttaaagagaaagatgtttggctcagtctacttatggtagcgattactttctcctataaggttacttatagttcctccttggcagataacagaaagtatctatttagctcatagatagtaacatcaacagttgattaccaaggaatctgtatcctttcctcagtaaaaatgttaccgtagttgtccagtattaaactaaactcctaagaagctggtatgataaacctttgttatgctgcgtccttgtgtccatttgaagtagctgatgctttctatatttcagagcatatatagcttttcgattcctgtatgcctcaaattattgttgtctcttaggatgagtctatattaaatatatctgcaagagatggtttctcttatcatagtcacagcgagctcaaatcctttaactttataactaatagtctcttacgtgtcagaccttcttacgggttcacgaatatacatataacacagttgtattaaagtgccacaagctagtccttgaatcgggatgatattctaatcctttgtgg from Pseudophryne corroboree isolate aPseCor3 chromosome 5, aPseCor3.hap2, whole genome shotgun sequence encodes the following:
- the LOC134927991 gene encoding uncharacterized protein LOC134927991 — encoded protein: MAEDAQQESDQQDTYTLHLQAIDPTQPTTPQDIPQSPQTSHSPQLSPIPTQQQMAPEFWSSWATQQVQHYVCLNTHTQYLASLPHHLPRLSRNSGRLIVQVGRIANSMEQMRADNSQMQANLQRIMDEQQLQQQALIQLIQHNQMINENLSRIIANNTAANSQLTASLNNLSQSLNVLASHQLSSSSGTTTPSQTPLNSPVRRSSRTRTNEPGQSSAPSTHKKNNNDGCSK